The DNA window GTCGATCATCTGGCCCCGAAGATCCTCATCCTCCAGCCCCGTGATCAAGCTGATCCGGTGATCGAGAACCGCCTTCGGATCTTGCAGCCAGCTAATCGGTCCGAGATGCCCCAACACCCTCCCGTAATCACCGACGAACAGCAGCATGATCGCGAGCTCGACGACGCTGTCCTTGTCGGGATCGAGACCCGTTGTCTCGGTGTCGACGATCGCGATACAGCGGCCGTCCGGAGGCGTGCCGTCCTCGGGCATATTGGTATAGCGATCAGGGACCGCTCGCAGCACGCGATAGCGCTCGTCGCGCTTCAGTCGTTCGGCCAGCTGTTCGCTGGCCTCGTTTGAATAATTTTCGTTCATGAAATTGCCTTTCGGTTCGTGTTCGAACCGGCGAGGCAGGAGCCGAGCATCTCAGCTCTTTTCCCTTCACCTTGCCGATTCGCTTCCGGCAATCTCTTCACCCCCTAAATCTGCTGATGGAGCGGCCGCTGCGCGGCTCTCTCTTCCTTCTCGAAATCTACAGGAATTTCGCTCAGCGGCGCGGGGATGTGTTGGCCGCTAAATTGCGCAGCGCAGAGCTGCCCACATCGCAGAAAATTGGAGCGATCTTCTTGGCTCCGGCGTTTTCTGTTTTCCCGTTCAATTTCGATCCGATCGAAGCGTGATCTCCAGATAGGCTTCTCGCCCAAAAATTCGATCCGGAAAGGTGCCGTTCCTAGATCGCTGCTCAATTTTTCAGCTTAGCACCTCATAAAAGGGCGAAGACACGAACAAGTTCACTGTTTTTGCCATAAAACGCGGCGCTCGCTGTCCGAATTAGGACTTTGTTAGCTCTAAATCAGCATAAATCGGCCTGCCAAGCTGCGCCTGAGATGCTGACTGTGACATACATAACGCCAACCTCTTCAGCGGCCTATCTGCAAAAGGCTCAGGCTCGCGAACACCAGCGAATGCTTGAGGGTTGGGGGCGGGCCTACGCTCGGCAAAACCAGATGCTGCCCTACTCTGGCGCGTCAATCACCGAGTCCGAAACAGAACAGCTGCGACGACATCTTGAAGACCAAGCTCTAAACGCTAGGCCATCGGAAGTCGCTGCAGCGGCGCTCCTATCAGCAATCCTGACGACGGGGCGGTCCGCAGCGACACTTGCGACCCTTCCAGTCGTTACAGGAACAGGGACGGTTCCGAGAGCACCATGTCTGCAGATCGGCAGTCACTGGGTGTGGTGGCTCGAACCAGGGCGACCAGAAAGCCAGCAGAAGTTTCAGTCTGGCCACCAGCCTGCCGGCGCGGAGAGAGGTGATCTTGTCGCTCTCCCCTGCTCAATTCGGACGCGCCGTCTGCTTGAACAAATGAGTACTCCACCGACCCCGAACTATCCTGTCTTTCCCTCCCTGCCTGTCGCTGTCGAAGGCGTGGCACACCGCGAGATCCGCAAGGCAGGCGTGGCCAGTTCCTTGCGCCTGGTAGAACGCTGGCTTTTTCAGCGACTGACCGAAATACCTACTGGAGATGCGGCTTTGGCCGCTATCATAACAGGAAACGTCCCGCTCATTGCCAAGACGATCATCTACTATACGTCAATCTGCACATCGACAGCCGTAAGTGTGCTTGTCGAGGCCTTGGAAGGGTTCGATGCTCTCGATCCATCCTTCCGAATGGCGAGCGACTACCGCCTCGGAAGTCGCTACGCGCCTTTAATAGAGGAAGTCATCAACCTGCTTATCCAGGTTCGCCAGCCACTCCTGATCTCACGGAGGCGCCGGAAAAAGCCAATCAGCGCGATGCACAACGCGATGACCATCTACACCGTGTTGTTCTATTTGATTGCCACGTGCGCACGCCCGACGTCGAGGATGTTGCCTTCGCTGGACGCCATCGACACGCTGACCGGTTATCAGATCTTGGACGACAAGCCGGCGAGCGGCAACTTCAAGGCCCGGCTCGTATGGGTCAGCGAGGACTGCCAGGAGCAATTGCGGCATTATCAGGCGCACCTCGCTAAGATGCGCGAACGGTATCCCAGTCTGGCCCTGCCTGATGAGGATGGCTCGCCCTACCTGATTTCCGACGGTGAATCGCTGGAGCTCCTCGACCGCCGCTTATTCAGTCGGGCAATGACCGCAGAAGGCTGGGTTTACCCGGCGAACTTTGCCCGGCACTTCGTCAGATCTGAGTTGGTCGGAAAGGTCAGCAGCGAGACGCTTCATGCTTTCTTCGGGCATTGGCACCAAGGCACGGAGCCTTGGAGCGAATATGCTGGCCTTGATCCGCTCGCCTATCGAGCAGAACTGCGAACTGCGATTACCCTGCTTTGCGCAAAGTGCGGCCTTGAGCCGCAGCGCGGCCTCTAAATCCGATGGCATACCTCGATCGAGAGCATCTGCCAGGACGAAAAGCGAGCCCCTACGAGCTGGAGCAGATCGTCGAATTGCAACGCGCAGACCTGTTCGAAAAGGTGTTGATCGGCCGGCTTTCGGCGTTTGCTCGACCGTTTGAACAGCGCAAAGCTAAATCGTTCGCTTTGGCCAGCGCGGTCATGTTCGGAGCCCTACTGGACCAAAGGGTGTGGGATGAATTCCTCTGCGTAGCTTGCTCGCCGGTGCTGGACTTCAAGACCATTCGTCCAGACCGGGGAGCGCAGTTTCGATACATCCCCACATCAGACCGAATTTGGATCGACTTCGCCTTACCAACTGTCGGCAGCAAACCGCACGCACGACGATGGGTTGCCGATCCACTGACCCATCTGATCCTGCTTAAATATCAGTCCGCCGCCCGGCATAACCGGATCCTCAGTCCAGAGATCGTGCAGTCAGATACTATGGATTGGGGCGATGTTTATCATTCCAACTCAAGACGGGACCTCAACCGGGCTTTCAAGTCCGAACCAAGCAGCCGCCCGTCTTCTGATGACTTGGACCATACAGACCCACTGAATTCAGTCGACGCTCTGGCTATCGCCATGGGTGCGGACAATTGGCGGCCCAATCGCCAGCAAGCATTAGCGGACAGCTTCTACTCCGCAGCCAAGATCAAATGGCGCACGCGAATGCCCGGCTTCTTATTCGAGAACCTTCTTGAGGAGGGAAAAAGCAGCAACCTCACGAAGGAATGCTGGGATCGTCTGATCGGCCTGGAACCCAAGCCCTTGCCCAAGAGGGAGTGTACTCGCAACAACTCCAGGTCTCAAAACGATCCTGCGCGGACCGTTTACACCAATCCTGCGCTGGCCTTACTGAACAGGCTGCTGCCTTCATCTCCTGCGAGCCGGCCGCGAGAATTTAGGATCGCGGCATCGCAAATCATGGAGAAGGCACGTCAGAATGAACGGATTCCATTTCAGCGTTACCTCCTTATTTGGGCCGCTACGCGCCTCGATCCGTCGATCGATTCTCGCCAACGCCAAAGGCGCCTTGCCCCATCCACAATCAAGAGTCGCGCTCGTGCTTTATTCCCCTTGCTGCAGCAAACCATGCAATCCAGCAGCTTCGAAGCCATTGATGCGGAAAAGCTAGCAGCCTCTCTTTCCTCTTCCATCGGTGATGAGAAAGATAACGCGCGGTTACGGGCCGCTGTATGGTGCTTTCTCGACTGGCAAAATCGATGGAACCCGTCGTTCGCTCTGGAAATTGCTGACCCACCAAATTCGAAAAAAGACCTTCCGCGGGCATCGATTATCACCGCACCGGAATATGTGCAGATCCTCAATAGTTTCGCTGCCAGTAACCCTGATGGAGCTATTGCCCGCATCCTGACGATCCTCGGCTTTCGCGCGGGGCTCAGGTGGCGGGAAGCCCTTTACCTGCGGATTGCCGATCTGACGTTTGTCGGCTCGTTCGCTGAATTACAGATCAGGGACAATACTAGCGTACGCACAAAGTCCCTCGCAGGGCGTCGTGTTATCCCCCTGCACTGTCTGCTCGAGGCGTCCGAACTCGACGAGGTCAAATCATGGTGGCTCGACAGGCGCGCGGAGGTCATTGCAAAATCGGGTGTCAGAACTCGGCAACGCGATTGCACAATGTTCGAGCCGATCGGCGACGGCTTCGATCGACGAGTAGCGCGCGTGGTCGTCGATGCAATCCGGGCGGTGACGAAAGACGATAATGCTGTCTATCACGACCTTCGCCATAGCTTCGGCTCATATCTCATCGCGACACTTACCCTTCCCTACGACGTATCAGACGATGCGCTGGCCCTTCCCATAGACCGCACGCTGGTTTCCCATGAACGTAGAGAGAAGATCGCAGACACGCTGCTCGGCAACGGTAGGCGTGGGCGGAACGCTATTCATGCTGCTGGCGCGTTGCTGGGACACTCTGGCGAACATTCGACGCTTGCATCATATTTTCACCTGCATGACTGGCTCGCCGGGAACTATGTGTCCCGTCCTGACACGATGCGGGCCATCCCAACCGAGTTGGCATCCCGACTGTTAGATATGAGCAAGCAATCGGTTGCACGCGCTGCAAGCCGTAAGCAGAAGCGGCCGAATAATGGCCGGGCTGTGAAATGCGAACTTCATTCCGAGCTATTACGCACCTTGCCCGCACCCAAAATCGCTCGGCTGCCGGGTATCAAAGTTGACGATGTCCCGCTTGCGAAAATCAACAAGCGCCTGCGAAATGACAAAGGTCAGACGATCCGACGGGGGCAAGGCGCGCCTGCAAGCGCGAACCCCTCGATTGGGACCGTCGTGCTGACAGATTTCCTAGAGACAGCAGAACGCCCGGCTTGCAACGCTCCTCGTATTCCGGCTGCGCAGAGTTTGATGATTGGCAGCGAGCCGGGTTGGAAGGTGTTGGCAGCCTTCATGTCGGCCAAAACACACGCAGAGCGCGATCTCCTCCGACAGCACCCCCAACTTGTAACACCCTACGGCTGCAGTCTGCTCGAAGAACTGGAAGGTTTTCTGGCGGTGACGACCAGAGGTCGGAATGGATGTTCGAACCTGCGCTTTACTGAGATGCCGCTAATGGACCGATCAAGGGCTACGCGACCATTGCAGCCAGATGAGATTGGTGTTCTCGCTACTCTATACGATGGTTTCCGGTACGTTTCTCCCCAAGACATGGAAGTCGTGACGTCTTGCTTCCTGAAGGGATATGATCGTGTGCGCGGCTTCATCTCTGTGCCGCTTTCAGCCTGTCACGCCTTCGCAGATGCAGTGATTAAAGCTGGCATAGGGCAGGACGAGATAAACATTGAAGAGCGCGCCAGGACGGCCCTCGTTCGCTTTGGAGCAAGCGGCAAAATGCACCGTGGTTATGTCTGGGGCATTCTGTTCGCTAGCGCGGCGCATAACGCGGTCAGCCGCCTAGCCGGCCCGGCGTGAACGACAGGGTCATCGCGAACAGCTTTCTGCCCTTTCGAAATATGATAAAGGGTTACTAAAAAAAAATCTTGCGCTTGCGCTTATATATTCAAAATTTCTTGCTGAAAAAACTCAGTCGAACTATCACCAATTCCAGCGGTGGCTGTCGTAAGTTCTTTGGGCAAGCCGGTATATTCAATTTAGGCTTTGAACTGCCTGTTTGACATCGTTACCGATAGAGATCGCCTCGCCGGCAATGTGAGGTGGTCCCGCCTTCTTGGACAGTTTGGCGGCTAAGTTAAGCTAATCCCAGTTGTCGTTCACGCCGCCTGTTTGATCATCAAATCATGGGGGGCATGCCCCCCATGACTTAATTGCCCGATCCGCCGATAGGCCTCGACCGGGGTTTTTCCGGCCAGGCCCGAGTGCGGACGCTGGGTGTTGTAATAGGTGATCCAGCGGCCAAGGCCAGGCATCAACTCCGAGCCGGTGTCGAAGGCATGGAGATAAACGCATTTGTAGTTCAGGGATCGCCAAGGGCGTTCGATGAAGACATTGTCCATCCACCGACCCCGCCCGTCCATGCTGATGCGAACCTCAGCCTCGCGCAACACAGTGGTGAAGGCCTGCGACGTGAACTGGCTGCCTTGGTTGGTGTTGAAAATCTAAGACTTGCCGTAGCGAGCCAGCGCCTCCTTCAACGCCGCGACGCAGAACCCTGCGTCCATCGTATTCGATAACCGCCACGCCAGCACCTTCCGGGTTGCCCAGTCCATGATCTGGTAAACAGATCAAGGTCTCCTATCGGTCGCTGTGGACTACCATGTGCGGACTCTGGACACCCACACATAAGCCCTGCACAAGAGGCACGCAATTCTGCAAAACCCGCGGAAATCTGCGGTTGTGGTTAAGAGCTATTCTGGGTTCGAATCCTCTCTCCCCGACCAATTTCCTTTCTTGACGACCTCAGCGTTTGCCTCAGGCGGCGCTGGTTTTCAGGTGGTCGCTGCGGGGCGGCGCGCAGCGTGTGCGGCGTTTTGCCCAGAGAGCTGCGACCAAAACCAGCAAGAGCTGTCCGGTCCAGAAGATCGCGTCGAACGGCGCATCGTTCCCGATGATGATTCGCGCCGCAAAGGTCGTCAGGATCATGGCCGGGCAACCCCATACCACCGCATGCCAAGAAGCACGCAGGGCTTCATCACGGTGCCCGCGTCGGCGGCGCTTGGCCAGCCATATGTAAAAGCCGGTTGCGCTGATCACGCTGACGGCCATGCCGAGAATGAAATAAACGATCTTCACCGGCAGCCCGCCATAATTGCCGAAATGCAGATTATAGGTGGAGGCGGCCGCCTGTTGACCGAGGTCTCCATCCGCCAGCCCTGCAGAGCCCAGGAAACGGCCGGATTGATCGAAGTTGTAATATTCGCCAAAGATCAGCCGTCGCGGATAACCGCCCAGAATCTGCACATGCTGCCCTGGCTGCAGCGGATCATGGATAATCGCATAGGTCGGCTTGAGATCAGGAAATCGCTCGGCCACATAGGCCAGCGGACCGGCAACATCTGGGGGGCCGTCTACTGTCTCCTTCCCCTCCATCTCTTCACCGAAGATCGGGGCATAAACGGCCGCGCTGTCACCGTCATAGGCCGTCTTGCCCATGACTAGCGCCCCCAAGCCGCCGAGACCGATCGCCGCGCCGGTAAATGCGATCGCCAGCGAAAAGGGCAGCGTCCATGTGCTGAGGCGATTGTGCCAGTCTGCGAGCGCCGTGTTGGCAGAGCGCGCATTCAGCCGAAAGGCATCGCGAAAGATCCGCGGCAATGCGAGCACCCCGGTAAAGGCCGAAGCCAGCAGCATCGCGCCCAAGGCGCCGACCAGCGTTAGGCCCCAGAAGTTCGGCAAGCTCAGTTTGTAGTGAAGCGCGATCAGGAAATCCGACCAGGCGATCTGCTCCGGCATCGCGATGGCGCCGGACGCATCCAGATGGAATGCCTGCGTATCGGTGCTGATCGTGGCGCGGGGCAGGTCTTCGGTGGGAATGTGGATGTAAAGATGGGTGGTGGGCGCGAGGCCCTGCGCCTGCTCTTTCTCCAGCACCGCCTCCATCCCGCGCTGCGCCGCGGCCGGATCGATTTGGCTCATCTCCGGCGCGGAGACTTGCTCAAGCCGCTGCAGCTCCGGATAGAAGACCGACAGAGTACCCGTCACGCAAACGATATAGAGCAGCGCGCCGACGACAAGGCCGATCGCCGAATGGGCCGAAAGGGCGGATTTTGCGGACGGGGACGCCATCAGGACGCTCCTTTACAATAAAGCCGGAAGAGCCGGGACCGCGCAGAAAGCGATGATACCCAACTGACGCTTGCGGGACGGGGTAACGAGCAGTGCGGTTGCGAGAACTGCCCAGGCGAGGGGCTGGACGAACAGCATCGTTACATTGGCGTCCGCCTCGCTCCAGCCTGCCGACAGAACCAGAAAGCGCAGCGCCAGCGCTATCGCGACGGCACCTGCAAACGCTCCGACGGCAACGAGCAGAAAGGTGGTGATCCTGCCGCCGACGCGATGCGGCTTCGTTGGCGCGACCTGCGCTCTGCGCTGCCGTTCCTTATCCGGTCCTGCGGGGGCGGACCAAGCGGCAAAGCCGAGAAGAGCCATGGCCGTCATCATTGCAGCTGTCGCTGCCACTGCAACACCCCAGGCCCCTGCCCCGATCGCTGCGAGAATGGAACCGAGCGCCAAGGCGCACCAACCGCTTGCCACCATAGCGGTGCGCGGCACGCGCGCGCCTTGCCGCCGCCGCCAAGCGCTCCGCAAAAGCAGGACGCCGAAGCAAGCGAGCAAGACGGCGACGGGCATGGCGAGCGCAGGTTCCATCAGAACCCCTGCGTCAGCGTGACGAAGACGTTACGGACCGCGCCGAGGAAGCAGTCGCCGCGTGCCAGACAGGCAGCGGGGTAGCGCTCATCGGTCAGATTGTTGGCGTTCAGAGCGATGCTCGTCTTGCCGTAAGTCACTTCGGCGAAGGCATCGAAGGTGGTCACATCAGGCGTGCGGACAATGTTGACCCCGCTGCCACCGCCGGGAAGCGCGACATTGCCACGCGAGATATTCTCGCCCGCATAATGCGCGCCCCCGCCCAGTTGCAGCGACCACTCGCCCATATCGACCGTCTTGGACAGCCAAAGCGAAGCGTTGTGTTTCGGCACATTGTCGAGCTGGAAGCCGATCTGGCGCGGATCGCTCGCCTCGGTCAATTCGGCTTCATTATAGCTGTAATTGGCCAGCACGGTGAAGTTGTGCGGCAGGATACGGCGCGCTTCGAACTCGATCCCGCGCGATTTCAGCTCGCCTGCCTGTATGCGATTGGTGGGATCGGCCGGATCGTTGATCAGCCGGTTCTGCTCGGTGATATCATAGCCGGTGACGGTCACCAGTGTGCTGCGATCGGGCCGCCATTTCGCGCCGATTTCAAACTGCTTGCCGCGCGAAGGCCGATACCCCTCCCCGTCCCGATCGAACCCGGCGATCGGCAGGAAGCTCTCGGTGTAGCTGAAGAAGGGATGGATATCGAATGCCAGCTCGCCGATGATTCCGGCGCGCCAGGTGAAGGCATTGCTGTCCTGCTTCACCGCTGCCGTACTGATGTCGTCGACCCAATCCTGACGCCCTCCGACGACGACATGCACCCGGTCCGCGATCGATATCTGATCCTGCGCATAGACGCCGATCTGCTCCTGCGATGCCGTGGCGACCGGACCCAGCGGCGGCGCAGGAAAGCCGTTGCTGATACGATCCGCGTAGAGATCGATCGTATCGAGCGCGAAACTGCTTTGCCGGTTGGTTTCGTTCCAGAGGTAATCGACACCTACCAGAACCTCATGCTTGATCGCAGCGCCGGTGGCGAACTGAAAGCCTAGGCCGGTGTCCGCGCTGAACACGTCGATGCCGCCGCGCGCGCCCTGCGTGTAACGCTGGATTTGACGCCGATCGTCATCGAGGAACGGATTGACCGGATTGGAATAGCTGTTGGTGTAGCGCACGACCGAATCGATATCGCTGTCGATATAGCGCGCCCGTGCCTGCAGCCGGACGACATCGCTGAACCGGTGATTGAACAGCGCCGTGCCCGACAGGATGCGCCCGTCATAGGGATCGCCCGGCTCTCCGACGAAGGTGGAATAGGGCAGAAAACCGTTGGCATTGCGTTCGATATTGCGCGCGCTTTCGCGGTCGTCGTCCGAAAAAACGGTGCCGAGCGGCAGAAATTGCGCAACCGATCCGCCGTCGTCTTCCTGATAATTACCGATCAGCGTGAGCGAGGTGTCCATGCTGGGCTGCCAGGTGACCGACGGGGCGAATAGGACCCGGTTGTCGGGGACGAAATCGGTTTGCGTATCGGCATCGCGCGCCCGGCCCGTCAGGCGCACCGCGATGGTGTCGGACAGCGGCCCGGTGACATCGGCGAGCACTTCCTTGCGATCGAACGAGCCGTAGCGAAGCGAAATCTCTCCGCCGAATTCGAACTGCGGCGTCTTGGAAACGAGGTTGAGGAGGCCGCCGATGCTGCCCTGGCCAAAGAGGACCGACGCAGGCCCGCGCACCAGCTCGACGCGGGAAAAGGCATAAGGGTCGGCCGCGATCGAATTGTAGAAGCCGAACAGCTCCCGCATCCCGTCGCGATATTGAACCGGTGAGATGCCGCGCACGAACTGCGAATCGACGCGGCTGTCGAGGCCATAAGCCGATGGCTGCACGCCGGACACATAGCGGAGCGTCTGCGCGATATTGAGCGCGCCCTGATCGTTAAACGTATCGTCGGTCACCACCGTGATCGGCTGCGGCACCTCGATCAGCGGCGTATCGGTTTTGGTACCGGCGGTTACCGTGTCGAAATAGCCGGTCACTACGATTTCGTCGAAATCGGCCCCTTCACGATCCGATGCGTCGCTCTCCTGCGCAAGGGCCGCGGGAGCGGTGAACAGCATCGCGGCGGCAAGGGCGATGCGGGACGCGGAGAGGGAGACAGACATGGACTAGGCTTTCAATTGCATGAACGATTATGCAACCGGACTAGTGATAATGGTAATGACTCGCAATAGGCAATTCGATCATTGTGATCGACGCCGTTCATCAGGCTCTCTGGACAATCGACGCACGAAGCTCGTCTGCGCGCGACCCGCCGGACTGCGTCTGCTTTCGGTTACGCTACCTCGGAATGCTCACCTTGCCCTACGCGGTTGCAATCCGAAGGCGTTTTTGCCAACGCAGCCGCTTGCTTCGCTGCCCTGAGCGGGAGCGCGACATGAGGTTATTCCCTTTTGAACGATACAAACCAATTTGCGGCGGGACGCGATCGGTCCTTGCGCGAGCGGACGGGCCGCTTGCTTGGCCAATGGGGCGTGTTTGCGCGCGGCTTCCTTGAGCATCCGCGCATGGTCGGATCGGTCATCCCATCCTCGCGCTTCACCATCGAGAAGATGCTGGCACCGGTGGACTGGGACAGCTGCAAGCTTTTCGTGGAATATGGGCCGGGCGTGGGCACCTTTTGCGAACCGGTGCTCGAACGCCTGCGCGCGGACGGCGCGTTGATCGTGATCGATACCAACCCGCTCTATATCGACTATCTGCGCCGTACGATTCATGATCCGCGCTTCACCGCAGTGCTGGGCAGCGCGGCGGATGTCGAGCGGATCGTGGCCGAACATGGCCATGACGCGGCTGACTATGTCCTGTCCGGCCTGCCATTCTCCACCTTGCCTGCCGGCGTGGGTCCGGCAATCGCAGCGGCCACCCACCGCGTCCTGAGGCCCGGCGGCGCATTCCTTGTCTATCAGTTCAGCAAACGCGCGCGCGACTTCATGGCAAAGCATTTCGACCAGATCGATAGCGGCTATGAATGGCGCAACGTGCTTCCGTGCGAGCTGTTCTGGGGCTGGAAGACGTGACGCCGCAGCGTCCTTGACCACCCAGGCACAATGGCCGAAACGCCGTGGTCATGAAGCTGTTCTTCGACGATCGTCAGTGTACGCACGCCCCCGCCCGTGAACTTCACAACGGCGACTGGACCGACTTTGCCGAAACCCCGGCACGCGCGCTTGCTGTTAAAAGTCACTTTGCCGAGTGGGCGGAAGTCACCGACCATGGCTTGGAGCCCATCCTGGCAGTGCATGATGCGGACTATGTCGCCTTCCTGCAGACCGCACATGACGAGTGGCTCGCGGCGGGCCGGCCCGGCGATGCTATTCCCTATGCCCTCCCGGTCATCCGGCGGCGTCCGCTGGATCTGACGCGGATCGATGCAAAGCTGGGCGCCCACGCTTTCGATACGGCGACCCCGATCTCGGCGGGCACCTGGACCGCCGCCTACTGGTCTGCGCAGACCGCGCTGTCGGGCGTCGATGCGCTCGCGGCGGGGGAACGCAGCGCCTACGCCCTGTGCCGCCCGCCCGGCCATCATTGCGGCGCGGACTATATGGGCGGCTATTGCTACCTCAACACACCCGCCATCGCCGCCAGGGCGGCCGCGGCCCAGGGTCTTGGCCCGGTGGCGATCCTCGATGTCGACTATCATCACGGAAACGGCACGCAGGACATCTTCTACGAGGACGGTAGCGTCCTGTTCTGCTCGATCCATGCTGACCCCAAAACGGACTATCCGTTCTTCTGGGGGCATGCTGATGAGACGGGCGCGGGCGCGGGCAAAGGCGCTACGGCAAATTGGCCGCTGCCGCGCGGTACGACGGGCGAGACCTATATGCCCGCATTGGACGCTGCGCTGGCGCGGATCAGGGAATGGGGCGCGCGCTCCCTGATCGTCAGCTTCGGCGCGGACACCTATGATGGCGATCCGATCTCCTTTTTCGCGCTGACACAGAACGATTATCGCGAAATGAGCCGTCGGATCGCAGCGGTCAATCTGCCAACACTCGTCGTAATGGAAGGCGGCTATGCGGTGGATGCACTGGGAGAAAATGTCGCGGCATTTCTATCGGGTTTCGGGCGGGACTGATCGCGCCGCTTTACCGCGGGGCGCAACCGTATATCGTGCCAGTCATGACTGATCTTCGCACATTCTATCCGCCCATCGAACCCTATGAAACCGGCATGCTCGATGTCGGTGACGGGCATGAAATCTATTATGAGCGGTGCGGCACGCGCGGCGCAAAACCGGTGGTCTTCATTCACGGCGGACCTGGCGGAGGCTGCTCGCCCGACCATCGGCGGCTATTCGATCCGGAAGCCTATGACATCATGCTGTTTGACCAGAGAGGCTGCGGACGCTCGACGCCGCATGCAGAGCTGGAAGCGAACACGACCTGGCATCTGGTGGAGGATATCGAGCGGCTGCGGACCATGGCCGGCGCCGAGAAATGGCAGGTCTTTGGCGGGAGCTGGGGGTCCACCCTCGCGCTTGCTTATGCGGAGACTCACCCCGACCGCGTGAGCGAACTGGTGCTGCGCGGGATCTACCTGCTCACGCAGGCGGAGATGGACTGGTATTATCGCTACGGCGTGTCGGAGATGTTCCCCGAACGTTGGGAAGCCCTGGTCGGCCCGCTATCGCCGGAGGAGCGCGAAGATGTGCTCGCTTCCTACCATCAACGCCTGACCGAAGGAGCAATGGAGGAGCGGCTGGAGGCCGCCAAACGCTGGTCCGGATGGGAGGGGAACACTATCCGGTTGCTGCCGGACAAACAAGCGGCGGACGCGTTCGAGGAAGACCGCTTCGCCCTGGCCTTTGCGCGTATCGAGACGCATTATTTTGTAAACCGCGGCTGGATGGAGGAAGGTCAACTGCTGCGCGACATTGGCACGCTGCACGGCATCCCCGCCGTTATCGTCCACGGCCGTTACGACATGCCCTGCCATGCGCGCACCGCGTGGGAGCTGCACAAGGCGTGGCCGGGGTCCGAACTCCACATCGTGGAGGGCGCAGGCCATGCCTATGACGAGCCGGGCATCCTCGACCGGCTGATCCGCGCGACCGATCAATTCGCCGGGAGCTGAGCGCGCAACCGCTATAGCATGAGAGGACGCGTTCTGCCGTCAGGCGACGGATTGCATGCGCGCGCCGGGATCGCCGAGACGGCTCACGATCCTGCCCACCTCACCGCCGGGAACGGGCCGGCTATACCAGAAGCCCTGCACCTGCTGGCATCCTTCACGGCGCAGCGATTCGATCTGGTCTTCCGCTTC is part of the Novosphingopyxis iocasae genome and encodes:
- a CDS encoding TonB-dependent siderophore receptor; the protein is MSVSLSASRIALAAAMLFTAPAALAQESDASDREGADFDEIVVTGYFDTVTAGTKTDTPLIEVPQPITVVTDDTFNDQGALNIAQTLRYVSGVQPSAYGLDSRVDSQFVRGISPVQYRDGMRELFGFYNSIAADPYAFSRVELVRGPASVLFGQGSIGGLLNLVSKTPQFEFGGEISLRYGSFDRKEVLADVTGPLSDTIAVRLTGRARDADTQTDFVPDNRVLFAPSVTWQPSMDTSLTLIGNYQEDDGGSVAQFLPLGTVFSDDDRESARNIERNANGFLPYSTFVGEPGDPYDGRILSGTALFNHRFSDVVRLQARARYIDSDIDSVVRYTNSYSNPVNPFLDDDRRQIQRYTQGARGGIDVFSADTGLGFQFATGAAIKHEVLVGVDYLWNETNRQSSFALDTIDLYADRISNGFPAPPLGPVATASQEQIGVYAQDQISIADRVHVVVGGRQDWVDDISTAAVKQDSNAFTWRAGIIGELAFDIHPFFSYTESFLPIAGFDRDGEGYRPSRGKQFEIGAKWRPDRSTLVTVTGYDITEQNRLINDPADPTNRIQAGELKSRGIEFEARRILPHNFTVLANYSYNEAELTEASDPRQIGFQLDNVPKHNASLWLSKTVDMGEWSLQLGGGAHYAGENISRGNVALPGGGSGVNIVRTPDVTTFDAFAEVTYGKTSIALNANNLTDERYPAACLARGDCFLGAVRNVFVTLTQGF
- a CDS encoding PepSY-associated TM helix domain-containing protein — its product is MASPSAKSALSAHSAIGLVVGALLYIVCVTGTLSVFYPELQRLEQVSAPEMSQIDPAAAQRGMEAVLEKEQAQGLAPTTHLYIHIPTEDLPRATISTDTQAFHLDASGAIAMPEQIAWSDFLIALHYKLSLPNFWGLTLVGALGAMLLASAFTGVLALPRIFRDAFRLNARSANTALADWHNRLSTWTLPFSLAIAFTGAAIGLGGLGALVMGKTAYDGDSAAVYAPIFGEEMEGKETVDGPPDVAGPLAYVAERFPDLKPTYAIIHDPLQPGQHVQILGGYPRRLIFGEYYNFDQSGRFLGSAGLADGDLGQQAAASTYNLHFGNYGGLPVKIVYFILGMAVSVISATGFYIWLAKRRRRGHRDEALRASWHAVVWGCPAMILTTFAARIIIGNDAPFDAIFWTGQLLLVLVAALWAKRRTRCAPPRSDHLKTSAA
- a CDS encoding site-specific integrase, with the protein product MAYLDREHLPGRKASPYELEQIVELQRADLFEKVLIGRLSAFARPFEQRKAKSFALASAVMFGALLDQRVWDEFLCVACSPVLDFKTIRPDRGAQFRYIPTSDRIWIDFALPTVGSKPHARRWVADPLTHLILLKYQSAARHNRILSPEIVQSDTMDWGDVYHSNSRRDLNRAFKSEPSSRPSSDDLDHTDPLNSVDALAIAMGADNWRPNRQQALADSFYSAAKIKWRTRMPGFLFENLLEEGKSSNLTKECWDRLIGLEPKPLPKRECTRNNSRSQNDPARTVYTNPALALLNRLLPSSPASRPREFRIAASQIMEKARQNERIPFQRYLLIWAATRLDPSIDSRQRQRRLAPSTIKSRARALFPLLQQTMQSSSFEAIDAEKLAASLSSSIGDEKDNARLRAAVWCFLDWQNRWNPSFALEIADPPNSKKDLPRASIITAPEYVQILNSFAASNPDGAIARILTILGFRAGLRWREALYLRIADLTFVGSFAELQIRDNTSVRTKSLAGRRVIPLHCLLEASELDEVKSWWLDRRAEVIAKSGVRTRQRDCTMFEPIGDGFDRRVARVVVDAIRAVTKDDNAVYHDLRHSFGSYLIATLTLPYDVSDDALALPIDRTLVSHERREKIADTLLGNGRRGRNAIHAAGALLGHSGEHSTLASYFHLHDWLAGNYVSRPDTMRAIPTELASRLLDMSKQSVARAASRKQKRPNNGRAVKCELHSELLRTLPAPKIARLPGIKVDDVPLAKINKRLRNDKGQTIRRGQGAPASANPSIGTVVLTDFLETAERPACNAPRIPAAQSLMIGSEPGWKVLAAFMSAKTHAERDLLRQHPQLVTPYGCSLLEELEGFLAVTTRGRNGCSNLRFTEMPLMDRSRATRPLQPDEIGVLATLYDGFRYVSPQDMEVVTSCFLKGYDRVRGFISVPLSACHAFADAVIKAGIGQDEINIEERARTALVRFGASGKMHRGYVWGILFASAAHNAVSRLAGPA
- a CDS encoding class I SAM-dependent methyltransferase produces the protein MNDTNQFAAGRDRSLRERTGRLLGQWGVFARGFLEHPRMVGSVIPSSRFTIEKMLAPVDWDSCKLFVEYGPGVGTFCEPVLERLRADGALIVIDTNPLYIDYLRRTIHDPRFTAVLGSAADVERIVAEHGHDAADYVLSGLPFSTLPAGVGPAIAAATHRVLRPGGAFLVYQFSKRARDFMAKHFDQIDSGYEWRNVLPCELFWGWKT